The following are from one region of the Segatella oris genome:
- a CDS encoding Imm70 family immunity protein, whose amino-acid sequence MGYRRFVTATSLGNDISEDITDLSNYFVTSEGEDLFDVLFKAFGRAKDDHENVEIKQL is encoded by the coding sequence ATGGGATATAGAAGATTTGTCACAGCAACCTCCTTGGGAAATGATATCTCGGAAGACATTACAGATTTGTCCAATTATTTTGTAACAAGCGAAGGAGAAGACCTTTTTGATGTACTATTTAAGGCTTTTGGGCGCGCGAAAGATGACCATGAGAATGTAGAAATTAAACAATTGTAG